The DNA region GCGCAGGCTGTCCAGGTGGGTCTGACCTTGCTTTGTGCCCCTCAGGCTGTGCCCCTGGCTTGTCCTTCACAGCAGCAGGCTCCCTGGAATGTCCCTGTCCCAGCACACACGCCGCCAGCCCCTCTAGCCTCACTTCCCTACCCCAGGCAATCCCTGGCAGGCAGCATATTTTAGGCtgcctggtggtggtggtgactggTGACTTCCTTGTGTcttgggggaagggagaaggtgCCTTTTGTTTTCTGGCCTTGTCATATAGATGGCCGCTTGGACCCCAAGTGCAGCCGCAGGGGTAGGCAGTGTCTGGCTGGGCCTCGCTGCCCTTTCCTAGTGCCTGTGCTGGGTGAGGAGAACCTCTGTCTGCAGGGAGGGCAAGTCTTGGGTCCCACCCTCACAGCACCATAGTGTGCGCCTGCCCCTCGGCCCTTGGGGTGGGCACTTAGCACATAGAAGGGACCAGAAGCAGGGCCTGGCGGTgcagaggagctggaggaggtgTAAACAGCTCTATGCGTGTGGAGGAGGAGCTGGCACTTTCCACGCTGCTTGAAAGCCGCTGACATGCAGTTTCGTGTCTGTGTGAGCTGTTGTGCTCGGTCCTATCCCTTGTCAACGTGTGGAGACCCGGCTCCTGCAGTGCCGCTGCTCCCATGACCCTAGACAGCTCAATGGAGGGTGCTGCGTCTGGGCCATCCTGGGGTGCACCGTCAGAgacaaagctgcttccacatgcCCAGGGATTCAGACGGCACACTGGCCCTGGGAGGAGTCTGCCTCTGCAGGAAACCTCCTGACTCCCTCCATGAGAAATGGTCCCAGAGTCCCTGTTGCACCCTTTCCCTGTGGGGCACAGCTGGCCTGGGCCTCCCATTCTGGGTGTGGCCTTGACCTCAGAAGTGGCTCTGGTTTGGCCCCAGGAGTGTGTGGCCTGGGCCAGCCTGCAGCCTCCTGGAGAGCCCTTGGTGCCACTAAACCCCCCCAGCGCCGCCCCCTCCCCCGCTGCTTCTGCCAAAACTGCACAGACATGCATCGTCAGGCCGCTTGTGGCCTCCGGTGTACGCGCCTGTTTACGTCTTCTGTCCCACTGTCAAAACCAGCCCCTTGTGTGTGACTAGTTTTGCTTCGCAAGCCGTGGTGTGGCCCGTATGAATTGTGTGTAACTGTGGTGAGGGGACTGTCCCGTGTGAATGAGCCTGGGCCCCTCTGTATCTATCGCTGCCTGAACGCAACAGTAATTTATGTCTGAGACAAATACAGACTGGGCATCACTCTCCTGTTGTCTCCTCGTCTTTGTGTCAACAACCAaggtgggagagggaggggaaggctTGGCACTGCCCACCCCAGGGCAGCTCTGTATAGGCTGTGAAGGGGTCTGGGAGTGGGCAGTCTCTCAGGTGGGTGGGTGTGGCAGTGTCTTCGCATTGGAGAGAGTGGATAGGCAAATGCCACAAGGCACATTTCAAGTTCCTGGGAAACTCCTCACTCTACAGAAACTGGAGAACAATTTGAGGATTGAGATAGAACATGATATTTCACAGTGAAAATAAAACCAGGCCACACGAGAACCACTGAGGCCTGCCCGTAACTCAGCTTTCCCTGCCCAGCATCTTGTCCTCCCTGGTCCATATCTGGTGGTGGCTGGGAGTGGGCCTTGTGGCTGCTAGCAGGCGGAAGGGAGGAGCTGGGCCTGTGGGTCGTCCTGGCCCGTGGGGGCCAGCGGGGAACGTTGGGGCTGGGCAAGACCCCGCAGGACCCGCAGGCTGGTCAGGGCCAGGCCCACGAGCAGGCGCAGCAGCAGGAAGGCGCAGGGCACGGCGATCTGTGTGAGGTGGAAGATGCCCGCGCTGAACCTGCTCAGCAGGCAGGTGGAGGCGAAGGCCAGCAGGCTGGCGCAGGGGTACAGGGCCAGCTTGGCGAACATGAGCACATGCTCCCGGCCGCCGAACCACACCGAGGGCTGCAGCGTGTCTGCCTGGTGCAGCAGCGCCGTGGTCCAGATGGCGAGCTGGAAGATGCTGGCCAGGAAGATGATGGCGCAGCTGACGCGGACACGCTCCAGCTCGTCATGGGGCTGCCGGGCGAAGGCTGAGGTCTGCTGGTAGGCCAGTGGGAGGCCACCCACAAAGGCCAGCGAGAACGTGTTGAGCAGCCCCATGGCCTGTGTGGCCTTGCGCACGTGCAGGAAGAGCGAGTGGTGGGCGAACCACAGCAGTGCCACAGTGGCAAAGGAACCGAAGTACGCCAGGAAGCGCGGCCCGAACACGCTCAGCGCAGCCACGAGGCTGCCGCCGAACCGCTCCTTCACGTCCTTGGGGTCCGGGACGTTGTCCTCACTGAGAACAGGAACAGATGGATTTGTGCTGGCCTCGCTGAGGCTACGCAGGACCCCCGCACGGTGTGCTGCCTGTCATGGCTGCCTGGCTACGGCACGTGGCTTTTCAGATGAACAACACGGACTTTGCAGCAGGCTAAATTTCAGAATGCCTATTTATATATGCTTGGCACACTGACCTAACGTTACATGCTGTTCATCTGAAATTCCACGGTTACTGGAGCCCCACCCTGCTGGCCTGAGTGCTGCTGGGGCCCTCTCTGGCTGAGTGCGTCTGCAGTGCAGGACCAGCCTGCTGTGGGGCAGCGAGGTCTGTTCCCTCCCAGCTTCCAGCCCTCGGAGCCACCCACATAACACCGTGACTGGAGATGTGCGGAGGGCTTGTCTGCATGGTTCTCAGATGCACAgggcatcttgggaggccaactCCCAGGCCGGACTCTGCAGCCCCAGGAGGCTGTGGGAACCACCCTGGTCAGGGCCGCTGACTTCTGACGGCACCACCCAGGAAGCTGGGAACAGCACCGTTTCAGCAACAGGACGTGGAGGACAGTGGTCCTCAAGCAGCCCCACATGGACTCCGTCCTCCAGAATGACAGGCAGAgggcgggggttgggggtgggggcaggaagtTGCTGGGAGCAGGCAGGTCACCCTGGAGCATCCCTTGCACCTGGGCCTTAGAGACAGGTGCAAACCAACATTTGcttcctgcttttaaaaatgcacacGTTGCAGCAGAGAAGAGCTACCAGGAGAGCGTTAGGAGACTCGGACTCGAGACATAAAGCACAGAATATAAAACCATAAACCACAGTGTCTTACCCTAACGAGATCAGTGCTGCATTACGACTAGGGAATGAAAGATGtgagaaagcaaattaaaatggaatggctgccaggctcacgcctgtaatcccaggactttgggaggccgaggtgggcagatcacctggggtcaggagttcaagaccagccttgccaacatggtgaaacctcatgtccactaaaaatacaaaaaattagccaagggtggtggtgGGCGCattagtcccagctagtcaggaggctgaggcggaagaaccgcttgagcccgggaggtgggaaggtggaggttgcagtgagccgagatcgagccactgcactccagcctggatgacagagccagattctgtctataaaaaaaaaaaaaaaaaaaagaaaaagaaaaacaaaaaacaataatgtGACAACCGAGACAAGCACTTTAACAGATGAGGCAGTGGAGGAGCAGACGCTGGAAGGAAGTGGAAGCAATAGCAGGCtgtggggagtgggaggggctTGGGGGGCTGGGAGGTGATGGGGAACTGGGAGACGATGGAGGGGCTGCTGGGAGGGACTGGTgctggggcaggggtgaggcCTGAGGTACAACTGCTGAGCCCCTTTGGGAAGAATGAAAAGAACAGTTGGCAGCTGGTGCTGCCTTCGCCCTGGCACCCCATCACCAGCCTGCGCTTTGGGTGGGGGCTGCTGGGAAGGGAGAGGGGCCGCTGGGAAGTGGGGGCTGTTGGGAAGGGAGGGCTGCTTGGAGGGCTGTCTTCCCTGACATGGGGGCTGCCCTGACCTCACATAAAATTCGAGGCATCCAGGAGAGGTGGAGCCAAGACCCCTGAGCCTTTCTGGGGTTTCCAGGACACACTGGGCACCCAACATAGCTGGGGCAGGTGGCATGGGGTCCTCACCAGATGTCCAGGATGAGAAGAGTGGCCACGATGGCGTAGACACCGTCGCTGAAGGCTTCCACCCGCTCCTTGCTGAGCGGCTCATGAAGGTCAAATGTGAAGACTTCCACTGGGTAAGCCAAGGGCTCCCTGTGGCCTGTGGACAAGCCAAGTGGGTGGAGCTGGCCAAGACCCAACACATGGAGCCACAGCCCGTGTGGCTGTCCACAGAAGAGGCCTGGAACGtgcaggccaggagagaataCAGCACAGCGACACCCCGAGGGACAGAGCAGGGGAGCCCCGGCCACCACCATGCACATAGGCATCGGCCCTCAGTGTGGAGCAGGCATGCGGCCATTGGCCTCGGGCCAGCCAGTCATCACCTACCCAGGAGCCTGTCTCGGCACCAGCCGGCGGCCTTGCTGATGTACGGGAGGAGGATGACGGTTGCCATCAGTAGGTAAGACTGCAGGGGGAGACACCACAGGTTAGCGCCCTCCACAGGGGACCAGGGCCAGGCTTTATCCAGACACAGCTGTGTGTGCGCCAAAGAACCGGCAGCGGCAGGAGGGATGGCTCTGCAGATCATGGATCTGACAGGGCCGAGTAGCCAAAAAGTGTCAGGAATTCTGAAgcccagcacagtgactcatgcctgtaaccccagcactttgggaggctgagcaggtgggtcgcttgggcccaagagttcgagaccagcctgggcaacatagtaaactGCATCtctccaaaaatgaaaattatccaggcgtgacGAAGGGCACCTgccgaacctgggaggcaggagttgcagtaGGCAGCGATCCAGCTCactactccagcctaggtgaaagggcaagactgtcttaaaagcTGCCTGCTTGcaattcttacaactcaacaataaacaCAACCcagttaaaaatgggcaaaggatgacAACAGACAGTTTTCCAAATGAAACGTGCAAACGGTCAACATATTCATGAGAAGACGCTCAACCCCCTCCGCCATGATGAAAACGCACATCCAACCCCAATGAGATTCCTTGACACCCACTAAGCCGCAGAGAAAGGAAGAACAGCAGGTGTcagtgaggatgtagagaaatgaaCTGCTGTGCGCTGCTGCTGGGAGCATAAAATGGTGTAGCTGCTGTGGaagtttggtgattcctcaacaaattaaacttaaaaaattcaACACAGAATCACCGTATGACCCAGCAACTCACTGCtgggcacacacacaaaagaccTGAGAAGACAGATCTGAAGAAATGCGTGTCCAGCAATGCTCACAGCGGAATCACTCACGATGGCCACACGTGTCCAGGAATGCTCACAGCAGTATCACAATAGGTACACGTGTCCAGCAATGCTCATGGCGGCTTCACTCACGACGGCCACACACGTCCAGCAATGCTTGCAGTGGCTTCACTCACGACAGCCACACGTGTCCAGCAATGCTCACAGTGGCTTCACTCACGATGGCCACACGTGTCCGGGAATGCTCACAGCAGTATCACTCACAATAGGTACACGTGTCCAGCAATGCTCATGGCGGCTTCACTCACGACGGCCACACACATCCAGCAATGCTTGCAGCGGCTTCACTCACGACAGCCACACGTGTCCAGCAATGCTCACAGTGGCTTCACTCACGATGGCCACACGTGTCCGGGAATGCTCACAGCAGTATCACTCACAATAGGTACACATGTCCAGCAATGCTTGCAGCGGCTTCACTCACAACAGCCACACGTGTGCAGCAATGCTCACAGCGGCTTCACTCATAACGGCCACACGTGTCTAGCAATGCTCAGAGCAGCTTCACTCATTGTTGGATGACGGCCACGTGTCCAACAATGCTCACAGTGGCTTTACTCACGACGGCCACACGTGTCCAACAATGCTCACAGTGGCTTCACTCACGGCCACGTGTGTCCAGGAATGCTCACAGTGACTTCACTCACGATGGCCACACGTGTCCAGCAATGATCACGGCGGCTTCACTCACGATGGCCACGTGTCCAGGGTGCTTACAGTGGCTTCACTCATGACAGCCACGTGTCCAGCCATGCTCACAGCAGCTTCACTCACGACGGCCATGTGCCCAGCAATGCTCACAGTGGCTTCACTCATGACAGCTGAAAGACGCAGATCCCAGATCTCCATCCATGGCTGAGTGCGCCCACATGACGTGGCACAAGACTCACAGTGGACTCACCCATAAAGAAGAAACACGGTTTTGATATGGGTAACAACGTGGGTGAATCTTGACAATGTTAAGAGGCCAGACACGAAAAGGCCACATACTGTGTGAGTCTCTGCATATGGAGAATCCAGAACACACAAGTTTATGGACACAGAAAGTGCATCTGGCTCCCGGGAACTAGGTCCTGACCTCATCAGCCTGCCCCCTGTCACTCAGCCACCACCAGAAGAGGCTGTCCCATCTCTCACACCAGGACTGCCTCAGACTGCTCCCCCTTATCCCtgcccactgtgctggccacctacccacctgcctgcctctgcccagGACTCAGCCCACCTGCCCTCTGTGGAGCCCCTGCCCTGCTCTGACCTCACAGAGGCTGCAGTTGAGGACACCTGCCCCTCCTGCCAGTGCCAGTGGGTGGTCCACCCTTCTGGAGGAAGTCCCAAGCCTCTGGCCTGTCCCACCCTGACATCTCCCTGGCGTCTACTCCCTTTTGTTTCACAGGCATCAAATGCATCTGGTCTAAGAGCAGCCATGGCTCTGGGGCTCACAGGCTGCCCCTACTCagcccccagctccagcccctctTGGTGGAGGAGATGGCCTGCCCAGGCCTCTAGTGAATGAGGCATCAGCGCCAGGTGCTCACCAGACATGTCTGTTtctttagagactgggtcttgctgtgttgcctaggctggggtgtggtgctattcacaggcacgatccctcTACCAACGGGCATGGGAGTTCTGACCTTCCCCACTTCCGACCTGAGCCGGCCCCCACTCCTTACGCAACCTGGCGGCTCTCTGCTCCTGGAAGGTCACCACATTGATGCCGAACTGAGTGCAGAAATCCAACCGGCACAGCCACGAACCTCCCGGCTCCCACGGTCCTCTGgcgccagcctcccaagtagctgggactataggtgcactgCCACCTGGCTGCCGTctattttaaatttgggattcTTCTGAAATGTTTACTAAACATTTACAATAACAACCGTTCATTTTTCcacaattccttttcttttcttttttttttttttttgagacaaagtctccatcttgttgccagggctggagtgcagtggcccaatctcagctcaccgaaacctccacctcctgggttcaagcaattctgcctcagcttccagagtagctgggactacaggcgcgcacccccacacccagctaatttttgtatttttagtagagacggggtgtcaccatgttggccaggatggtctccatctattgaccttgtaatctgcccgcctcggcctcccaaagtgctgagattacaggcgtgagtcaccgcacctggcccagatttCCACAATTCTTCTGGTGCTCTgggtttaaaaattcaatttacttCAAAGGTGCTCCAGCAGGTCCAGATGCCACAAATAAAGCTGCAACTTCAACTCTGAAACAGCTGGTTTTTAGGGTTTGTTGCTCTGTTTCTGGGAGATGGTGGCATTCCTAGAATGACGTCTAGAATGATGGCCTTATCCTATTAAATCAGCCGTTGCCTTTAGAGCCGCAAGTGAGTAGCCCTCGGTCTTCTGGCTGGGCGAAGAGGCTCCTAGTTGTCTTCTACCTGAGCGAGGGCTGCTAGGAGGCCCTGTGCTGCcacccccctcccacccctggcACTGCTGCCAGATGCATGTGACGGCCCCTGGCAGACCCAACTCCTGCTGCCAACAGCTGGGTCCTCAGCTCTGCTTTCTCTGCTTTCCCAGGCTCCACTGTGGGTTCTAGAACTTTCCTTTGttgccttctc from Callithrix jacchus isolate 240 chromosome 3, calJac240_pri, whole genome shotgun sequence includes:
- the TMEM175 gene encoding endosomal/lysosomal proton channel TMEM175 isoform X1, coding for MILPVTHTEISPEQQFDRSVQRLLATRIAVYLMTFLIVTVAWAAHTRLFQVVGKIDDTLALLNLACMMTITFLPYTFSLMVTFPDVPLGIFMFCVCVIAIGIVQALIVGYAFHFPHLLSLQIQRSAHRTLYRRHILGIVLRGPALCFMAAIFSLFFVPLSYLLMATVILLPYISKAAGWCRDRLLGHREPLAYPVEVFTFDLHEPLSKERVEAFSDGVYAIVATLLILDICEDNVPDPKDVKERFGGSLVAALSVFGPRFLAYFGSFATVALLWFAHHSLFLHVRKATQAMGLLNTFSLAFVGGLPLAYQQTSAFARQPHDELERVRVSCAIIFLASIFQLAIWTTALLHQADTLQPSVWFGGREHVLMFAKLALYPCASLLAFASTCLLSRFSAGIFHLTQIAVPCAFLLLRLLVGLALTSLRVLRGLAQPQRSPLAPTGQDDPQAQLLPSAC
- the TMEM175 gene encoding endosomal/lysosomal proton channel TMEM175 isoform X7 yields the protein MMTITFLPYTFSLMVTFPDVPLGIFMFCVCVIAIGIVQALIVGYAFHFPHLLSLQIQRSAHRTLYRRHILGIVLRGPALCFMAAIFSLFFVPLSYLLMATVILLPYISKAAGWCRDRLLGHREPLAYPVEVFTFDLHEPLSKERVEAFSDGVYAIVATLLILDICEDNVPDPKDVKERFGGSLVAALSVFGPRFLAYFGSFATVALLWFAHHSLFLHVRKATQAMGLLNTFSLAFVGGLPLAYQQTSAFARQPHDELERVRVSCAIIFLASIFQLAIWTTALLHQADTLQPSVWFGGREHVLMFAKLALYPCASLLAFASTCLLSRFSAGIFHLTQIAVPCAFLLLRLLVGLALTSLRVLRGLAQPQRSPLAPTGQDDPQAQLLPSAC
- the TMEM175 gene encoding endosomal/lysosomal proton channel TMEM175 isoform X4 produces the protein MTFLIVTVAWAAHTRLFQVVGKIDDTLALLNLACMMTITFLPYTFSLMVTFPDVPLGIFMFCVCVIAIGIVQALIVGYAFHFPHLLSLQIQRSAHRTLYRRHILGIVLRGPALCFMAAIFSLFFVPLSYLLMATVILLPYISKAAGWCRDRLLGHREPLAYPVEVFTFDLHEPLSKERVEAFSDGVYAIVATLLILDICEDNVPDPKDVKERFGGSLVAALSVFGPRFLAYFGSFATVALLWFAHHSLFLHVRKATQAMGLLNTFSLAFVGGLPLAYQQTSAFARQPHDELERVRVSCAIIFLASIFQLAIWTTALLHQADTLQPSVWFGGREHVLMFAKLALYPCASLLAFASTCLLSRFSAGIFHLTQIAVPCAFLLLRLLVGLALTSLRVLRGLAQPQRSPLAPTGQDDPQAQLLPSAC
- the TMEM175 gene encoding endosomal/lysosomal proton channel TMEM175 isoform X2, giving the protein MSQPRAPEQVLDALGDCSPGRRDEDTREGIQCSQRMLSFSDALLSIIATVMILPVTHTEISPEQQFDRSVQRLLATRIAVYLMTFLIVTVAWAAHTRLFQVVGKIDDTLALLNLACMMTITFLPYTFSLMVTFPDVPLGIFMFCVCVIAIGIVQALIVGYAFHFPHLLSLQIQRSAHRTLYRRHILGIVLRGPALCFMAAIFSLFFVPLSYLLMATVILLPYISKAAGWCRDRLLGHREPLAYPVEVFTFDLHEPLSKERVEAFSDGVYAIVATLLILDICEDNVPDPKDVKERFGGSLVAALSVFGPRFLAYFGSFATVALLWFAHHSLFLHVRKATQAMGLLNTFSLAFVGGLPLAYQQTSAFARQPHDELERVRVSCAIIFLASIFQLAIWTTALLHQADTLQPSVWFGGREHVLMFAKLALYPCASLLAFASTCLLSRFSAGIFHLTQIAVPCAFLLLRLLVGLALTSLRVLRGLAQPQRSPLAPTGQDDPQAQLLPSAC
- the TMEM175 gene encoding endosomal/lysosomal proton channel TMEM175 isoform X5 codes for the protein MSQPRAPEQVLDALGDCSPGRRDEDTREGIQCSQRMLSFSDALLSIIATVMILPVTHTEISPEQQFDRSVQRLLATRIAVYLMTFLIVTVAWAAHTRLFQVVGKIDDTLALLNLFSLMVTFPDVPLGIFMFCVCVIAIGIVQALIVGYAFHFPHLLSLQIQRSAHRTLYRRHILGIVLRGPALCFMAAIFSLFFVPLSYLLMATVILLPYISKAAGWCRDRLLGHREPLAYPVEVFTFDLHEPLSKERVEAFSDGVYAIVATLLILDICEDNVPDPKDVKERFGGSLVAALSVFGPRFLAYFGSFATVALLWFAHHSLFLHVRKATQAMGLLNTFSLAFVGGLPLAYQQTSAFARQPHDELERVRVSCAIIFLASIFQLAIWTTALLHQADTLQPSVWFGGREHVLMFAKLALYPCASLLAFASTCLLSRFSAGIFHLTQIAVPCAFLLLRLLVGLALTSLRVLRGLAQPQRSPLAPTGQDDPQAQLLPSAC
- the TMEM175 gene encoding endosomal/lysosomal proton channel TMEM175 isoform X3 encodes the protein MILPVTHTEISPEQQFDRSVQRLLATRIAVYLMTFLIVTVAWAAHTRLFQVVGKIDDTLALLNLFSLMVTFPDVPLGIFMFCVCVIAIGIVQALIVGYAFHFPHLLSLQIQRSAHRTLYRRHILGIVLRGPALCFMAAIFSLFFVPLSYLLMATVILLPYISKAAGWCRDRLLGHREPLAYPVEVFTFDLHEPLSKERVEAFSDGVYAIVATLLILDICEDNVPDPKDVKERFGGSLVAALSVFGPRFLAYFGSFATVALLWFAHHSLFLHVRKATQAMGLLNTFSLAFVGGLPLAYQQTSAFARQPHDELERVRVSCAIIFLASIFQLAIWTTALLHQADTLQPSVWFGGREHVLMFAKLALYPCASLLAFASTCLLSRFSAGIFHLTQIAVPCAFLLLRLLVGLALTSLRVLRGLAQPQRSPLAPTGQDDPQAQLLPSAC